The following coding sequences lie in one Candidatus Binatia bacterium genomic window:
- a CDS encoding type II toxin-antitoxin system PemK/MazF family toxin — MIQPGEVYMADFGPAGPHPVIVVSREELNRGRYALAVVCTSARFVVRSKLSNCVPFQAGNFGFTVDCVAQCENILSIDQAQLDLAAGPMGNLDEAALQKVVKSIGYVIKSDCKPL; from the coding sequence ATGATCCAGCCTGGCGAGGTCTACATGGCCGACTTTGGGCCAGCCGGACCGCACCCTGTAATCGTGGTGTCACGTGAAGAGCTGAATCGAGGGCGGTATGCGTTGGCCGTTGTCTGCACGTCGGCACGCTTCGTTGTTCGCAGCAAGCTGTCGAACTGCGTACCGTTCCAAGCAGGGAATTTCGGGTTCACCGTAGACTGCGTGGCGCAGTGTGAGAACATCCTTTCCATTGATCAAGCGCAGCTCGACTTAGCAGCGGGACCGATGGGAAACCTGGATGAGGCAGCTCTTCAGAAGGTCGTCAAATCAATTGGTTACGTCATAAAGTCCGACTGCAAGCCGCTATAG